From one Helicoverpa zea isolate HzStark_Cry1AcR chromosome 10, ilHelZeax1.1, whole genome shotgun sequence genomic stretch:
- the LOC124633938 gene encoding cuticle protein 16.5-like, with translation MAAKLLVLLCAVAAVRAGGLYASAPVATYAAAPVYKSYAAPAVAYSAPIAYSAPVVKAVAPAVSSISSYSTHTAHAAPLVAKSYAPVATYAAAPVATYAAHAAPVATYAAPAYAAHATYAAPAAYAAPAAYATHAAYAAPATYAAAPVATYAAAPIAYAKSYAPAVTYAQAAPVATYAAHAAPIATYAAAPVYKSALTYSAAPAVSHVSYNGLASNYGW, from the exons ATGGCTGCTaag ttactAGTCCTTCTGTGCGCGGTGGCGGCAGTCCGCGCGGGTGGCTTATACGCCTCCGCTCCCGTGGCTACATACGCCGCAGCTCCCGTATACAAGAGCTACGCGGCTCCAGCCGTCGCGTACTCCGCACCTATTGCATACTCCGCCCCCGTAGTGAAGGCGGTCGCTCCCGCGGTCTCATCCATCTCATCGTACTCCACACACACTGCGCACGCGGCTCCTCTGGTGGCTAAGTCCTACGCTCCCGTGGCTACATACGCCGCCGCTCCCGTAGCCACATACGCCGCACACGCCGCTCCCGTAGCGACCTACGCTGCGCCCGCCTACGCCGCGCACGCGACATACGCCGCTCCTGCCGCCTACGCCGCGCCCGCTGCGTACGCTACGCACGCGGCTTACGCTGCGCCCGCGACCTACGCCGCTGCTCCCGTCGCCACATACGCCGCTGCTCCCATAGCGTACGCCAAGTCGTACGCGCCTGCTGTGACTTACGCCCAGGCCGCTCCCGTCGCCACCTACGCTGCCCACGCCGCTCCTATCGCCACATACGCCGCTGCCCCAGTTTATAAATCCGCCCTGACTTACTCCGCGGCGCCTGCTGTCTCACATGTGTCATACAACGGCCTCGCGTCCAACTACGGCTGGTGA